In Mycolicibacterium phocaicum, one DNA window encodes the following:
- a CDS encoding alpha/beta hydrolase translates to MNLRRGSLAAAMVLVLATGCSQVIDGRATRAVPKPGAPLQWSPCQTTSPDSQSRIPKGAECAMLSVPVDYSKPDGDVAQLALLRIKATGDKIGSLVINPGGPGESGVSAAVSLLNNIPDSVRQRFDLVGFDPRGVGSSKPAVWCNSDADNDRQRADPQVDYSPAGVAHIESETKAFVQRCVDKMGKEFLENVGTANVAKDLDAIRAALGDDKLTYLGYSYGTRIGAQYAEDYPDKVRSMILDGAVDPNADPIEADINQAAAFQTAFNNYAADCATSPDCPLGTDPAKVNDVYHSLVDPLVQKPAATKDPRGLSYSDALVGTILPLYSPAMWKDLTAGLTELAGGHGDIMLRLADAYMGRDPDGHYDNSTDARVAVNCVDEPPITDRAKVIAEDKRTREVAPFMSYGQFTGDAPLGTCAFWPVPPTSKPHEISVKGLAPTLVVSTVHDPATPYQAGVDLAKELGGSLLTFDGTQHTVVFQGNSCVDDHAAGYLVNGVVPEAGAKC, encoded by the coding sequence GACTCGCAGTCGCGCATCCCCAAGGGCGCCGAGTGCGCGATGCTGTCGGTGCCCGTCGACTACAGCAAGCCCGACGGCGACGTCGCCCAGCTGGCGTTGCTGCGGATCAAGGCGACCGGCGACAAGATCGGTTCGCTCGTGATCAACCCCGGCGGTCCCGGGGAGTCCGGCGTCAGCGCCGCGGTGTCGTTGCTCAACAACATTCCCGACTCGGTCCGGCAGCGCTTCGACCTCGTCGGCTTCGACCCCCGCGGCGTCGGGTCCTCCAAGCCCGCCGTGTGGTGCAACTCCGACGCCGACAACGACCGGCAGCGCGCCGACCCGCAGGTCGACTACTCGCCGGCCGGTGTCGCGCACATCGAATCCGAGACCAAGGCGTTCGTGCAGCGCTGCGTCGACAAGATGGGCAAGGAGTTCCTCGAGAACGTCGGAACCGCCAACGTCGCCAAGGATTTGGATGCCATCCGGGCCGCCCTCGGCGACGACAAGCTGACCTACCTCGGTTACTCGTACGGCACCCGGATCGGCGCCCAATACGCCGAGGACTACCCGGACAAGGTGCGCTCGATGATCCTCGACGGGGCCGTCGACCCCAACGCCGATCCGATCGAAGCCGACATCAACCAGGCCGCCGCGTTCCAGACCGCGTTCAACAACTACGCCGCCGACTGCGCGACCAGCCCCGACTGCCCGCTGGGCACCGACCCGGCCAAGGTCAACGACGTCTACCACAGCCTGGTCGACCCGCTGGTCCAGAAGCCCGCTGCCACAAAGGATCCGCGCGGTCTGAGCTACAGCGACGCGTTGGTCGGCACCATCCTGCCGCTGTACTCGCCGGCCATGTGGAAGGACCTCACCGCCGGGCTGACCGAGCTCGCGGGAGGGCACGGCGACATCATGCTGCGGCTCGCCGACGCCTACATGGGCCGCGACCCCGACGGCCACTACGACAACTCGACCGACGCCCGGGTGGCCGTCAACTGTGTCGACGAGCCGCCGATCACCGACCGCGCCAAGGTCATTGCCGAGGACAAGCGCACCCGTGAGGTGGCGCCGTTCATGAGCTACGGCCAGTTCACCGGCGACGCCCCGCTGGGCACCTGCGCGTTCTGGCCGGTGCCGCCGACGTCCAAGCCGCACGAGATTTCGGTCAAGGGCCTGGCGCCGACGCTGGTGGTGTCGACGGTGCACGACCCGGCCACGCCGTACCAGGCCGGCGTGGACCTGGCCAAGGAACTCGGTGGCAGTCTGCTGACGTTCGACGGCACCCAGCACACCGTGGTGTTCCAGGGCAACAGCTGCGTCGACGATCACGCTGCCGGCTATCTGGTCAACGGGGTCGTGCCCGAGGCCGGCGCGAAATGCTGA
- a CDS encoding alpha/beta hydrolase: protein MCAMWRAGSRGRRCAVGVVGLLVAISAAPGSAAHAAPESLQSYYEQAPVWGGCEPFIGDTTDLPTARCANISVPVDYADPQGPQAKLAVIRVPASGQRLGVLLVNPGGPGASAVNTVAGMGAVLSDTEIGRSFDLVGFDPRGVGHSTPQLRCRSDAEFDANRRDPMVDYSPAGVAHIEAVSRRTAQDCLEQMGSSFLANVGTASAARDMDVVRAALGESQINYLGFSYGTELGAAYAERFPDRVRAMVLDGAVDPNADPVTENLLQLAGFQTAFNDYAADCAQSVGCPLGTDPTQFVARYQQLVNPLAVRPGLTSDPRGLSYSDAITGTINALYTKKYWKFLTSGLLGLQRGGDAGDLLLLADDYQHRDQNGRYAPLQDAFTAIRCVDAPFPTDPATWAAADQRARQLAPFMSYGQYTGYAPRDVCAMWPVPATSRPHAPASPGPGKVVVVSTTHDPATPYQAGVNLARELGASLISYEGTQHTVVFNGDRCVDTAVVAFLTQSVLPAAGLRC from the coding sequence ATGTGTGCCATGTGGCGGGCGGGCAGTCGAGGACGACGGTGTGCGGTAGGGGTCGTCGGATTGCTGGTGGCCATCAGCGCCGCACCGGGATCGGCCGCGCACGCGGCTCCTGAATCTCTGCAGTCCTACTACGAACAGGCACCGGTCTGGGGTGGCTGCGAACCCTTCATCGGTGACACCACGGACCTGCCGACGGCGCGGTGCGCCAACATCAGCGTCCCCGTCGACTACGCGGATCCGCAAGGGCCGCAAGCGAAACTGGCCGTCATCCGGGTCCCGGCCTCGGGCCAGCGCCTCGGCGTGCTGCTCGTCAACCCCGGTGGTCCGGGCGCGTCGGCCGTCAACACCGTCGCGGGCATGGGCGCCGTCCTGTCCGACACCGAGATCGGCCGCAGCTTCGATCTCGTCGGCTTCGATCCGCGTGGCGTGGGGCATTCGACGCCGCAGTTGCGGTGCCGCAGCGACGCCGAATTCGATGCGAACCGCCGCGACCCGATGGTCGACTACAGCCCGGCCGGCGTGGCGCACATCGAAGCCGTCAGCCGCCGCACGGCGCAGGACTGCCTGGAACAGATGGGCAGCAGCTTCCTGGCCAACGTCGGAACCGCCTCGGCGGCAAGGGATATGGACGTGGTGCGGGCCGCGCTCGGGGAGTCGCAGATCAACTATCTCGGCTTCTCCTACGGCACCGAGCTCGGTGCGGCCTATGCCGAACGGTTCCCCGACCGGGTGCGCGCCATGGTGCTCGACGGCGCCGTCGACCCCAACGCCGATCCGGTCACCGAGAACCTGCTCCAATTGGCGGGATTCCAAACGGCTTTCAACGACTATGCGGCGGACTGCGCACAGTCGGTCGGCTGCCCGTTGGGGACCGACCCGACGCAGTTCGTGGCGCGGTACCAGCAGTTGGTCAATCCGCTCGCCGTGCGTCCGGGTCTGACGTCCGATCCGCGGGGCCTGAGCTACTCCGACGCGATCACCGGCACCATCAACGCGCTCTATACGAAGAAGTACTGGAAGTTCCTGACCAGCGGGCTGCTCGGACTGCAGCGCGGCGGCGACGCCGGTGATCTGCTGCTGCTGGCCGACGATTACCAGCACCGTGATCAGAACGGACGCTACGCGCCCCTGCAGGACGCGTTCACCGCGATCCGGTGCGTCGACGCGCCGTTCCCGACCGATCCCGCGACCTGGGCGGCCGCCGACCAGCGCGCGCGTCAGCTGGCGCCGTTCATGAGCTACGGCCAGTACACCGGCTACGCGCCGCGCGACGTCTGCGCCATGTGGCCGGTGCCCGCGACGTCCCGTCCGCACGCACCGGCGTCGCCCGGCCCGGGCAAGGTCGTCGTCGTCTCCACCACGCACGACCCGGCCACGCCGTATCAAGCCGGGGTGAACCTGGCGCGCGAACTGGGCGCCTCACTCATCAGCTACGAGGGCACCCAGCACACCGTCGTGTTCAACGGCGACCGGTGTGTCGACACGGCCGTGGTGGCGTTCCTGACGCAGTCCGTGCTGCCGGCGGCGGGATTGCGGTGCTGA